From the Equus asinus isolate D_3611 breed Donkey chromosome 9, EquAss-T2T_v2, whole genome shotgun sequence genome, the window CATATTCTCTCTGCttagaaggaagaaattaatCTATGACCTAGTCCCCATTCATTGATGTTTTGCCAACAATTCTCAAACTTTTCCTATGTCACAGTCCCATAGTGTAttcagatgaaattttaaaattgtccCCAGTTAATTTGGTCGACTTTACAATTTTGTACGATTCGTAATTAACCCCAGTCAATGGAGTTGAGAGactatggctttaaaaaaatgttaatgcaaACCTGGCTTTAGCTGTAATAACACCCACCTAGTAAATTAATATTACCATAAGAAAATGTGATACTTTCTGATCTTGTTTTTAAAGTTGAAATGCAACAAACTTTTTCTTGCTGTATAAATATTCTGCATATGTATTAATAAGCATAGCTTTCAAGAAATTGTCACAAAAGGTGTTATTCTCTTTGCTTGTGACTATTTTTCATTGAAGCATGCGCTTGCCTATGCTGATTCTTACTAAAAGCATAGGCTGGGGTGTTTATTGGCGAAAGGAAATGTGTAGTGTGGGCTAGACTGTTGGTGGAGGCTGGCATTTTAGCCCACTTGCTATACATGCTGCCAATGGATTTAAGACATGAAATGTTGAAAGTTGAGTGGAATTCTTTCCctcctgaaaataattttaagtactcCTCTCTACCCCTAAGGTTGGGCGCTCTGCCTCAGAGGAGTGAGTTTTTTTCCTATGAAGTTTAcattaaataatcttaaaattgAGTGATTTTCTGGTCATTGCctatgcaaatataaaaaatCTGGCTTTAAATATTAGTCAGTTTCATGGCTATGACTACATTGTTTTCTTGTGTAACTAAATACCTGTATAAAATGAACTAatgttttctctcccctccccatccccttccctcGTGAACAATGCTTTAGGTATATCGAAATCTTTAAGAGCAGTCGAGCTGAAGTTAGAACTCACTATGATCCACCACGAAAGCTTATGGCCATGCAGCGGCCAGGTCCTTATGACAGACCTGGGGCTGGCAGAGGGTACAACAGCATTGGCAGGGGAGCTGGCTTTGAAAGAATGAGGCGTGGTGCTTATGGTGGAGGTACGTAAAGAATATGTAGGTGTCATCAGGTCTGTTGTGTCTGTACCTGGCTTTGTTTGATGGATTGTACTTTCTGTCTTTCAGGTTATGGAGGCTATGATGATTATAATGGCTATAATGATGGCTATGGATTTGGGTCAGATAGATTTGGAAGAGGTAAGGTAAGAATTAAATTTCTCAAGCGAAAGATATTTACACTCTTGTCCATCTAGACCTCAATTATTGTTTTTCAGGAATGTCTGATCACAGATACGGGGATGGTGGTTCTACTTTCCAGAGCACAACAGGACACTGTGTACACATGCGGGGCTTACCTTACAGagccactgagaatgatatttatAATGTAAGTGCAAGATAAATTCACAAGTCATCTGTTTCAGTATAGCAGTAACAACTCGGTGTTCAGCCTACGTAGGTGAAAAAGCATAGCATGTTagaggttttatttgttttttgtaacAATAGATGTTTGACTTGATTCTCAGAAATATGTTGTGTTTATATTTAGTTCTTTTCACCGCTCAACCCTGTGAGAGTACATATTGAAATCGGTCCTGATGGCAGAGTAACTGGTGAAGCAGATGTTGAGTTTGCAACTCACGAAGATGCCGTGGCAGCTATGTCGAAAGACAAAGCCAATATGCGTAAGTGTGATTTCAGTATCTGGGAGGCTCTGTCAACAGGTGGTTGTGTGACTGACGTTTATGATAGAGGAATAGTAAGAATGTGTGAGAAATTTGTTCCCTGATAGTATGTTAGTTCTTCGGGAtgtgttttaaaagtttatgatttttaaaattagtatgaCTGAAAGGGATTTGTTCTATGAACGCTGACTTGAAGTATGTCTTAATTGACAAACTTAAAGCAATTTAGGtgaatgtttaaaacaaaaggcTGGTTTTTGAAGCTTGGATAGTTAAGGTAAATCACTTGAGAAgtagctataattttttttaccaaAAGTATTTGAAGTTCATGGATCTACTTGTTTAAGTGcttatcttgttttctttcaccaacaaacattttcaaactttttttttctcatttcagaaCACAGATATGTAGAACTCTTCTTGAATTCTACAGCAGGAGCAAGCGGTGGTGCTTACGGTAGCCAAATGCTAGGAGGCATGGGTTTGTGTAAATATCACTttagtgtcttttttttaagCTAACCTTGTAtaccttttctctcatttcagaaCACAGATATGTAGAACTCTTCTTGAATTCTACAGCAGGAGCAAGCGGTGGTGCTTATGGTAGCCAAATGATGGGAGGCATGGGCTTGTGTAAATAtcgttagtttttttaaaaaccaaaacatttaTATCTATAAGTCGATTATATTAGTTaagttaatttatatttaatgagcTTAGTATAATTAAGTTAGGCAAAgaagttttgatttgaattttgtGTGTGGCTTACTTAAATTCTTGAGTTATATAAAACTGCTTAGAATAGCTTTTAAGTACTTTTGGGGGAGGGGACTACAGAAGGAAACTAGGTGAATTGTCTTGAAGTATGATGTATAAATCTGAAATTGATATACCCAAATCACAGGATCAAAATAACCTTAAGTTTTGGGCATAATTAGGTGTTGAGTGATACCTGTGTATTGACATAACCTTAATATATCAAATTATGGGGGAGGGAACCTCCCACTAAATCCAGTTAAGCAGTTTTCATAGGGTCTTAGCAAAATGCCTCTACTTGTGGAATCATGTGGATTTAGTCCTGCTGATGTGTATACTGTTGGCCTTTTGGTTTATAAAATGTTTGATTAGCTCAAATGATGGATAGAAAGGTTAGTCTGGTCATAGATAATaggcagaaggaggcagagggttATAGTAATGTAAGATCAAGACTGGAAAATCAGATTTAGAATTACAAGCCCGGTACCACCAGGTACCACATTACATAAAGAACAAGGTTCTAATGTTCTCTTAACTTAACAGCAAACCAGTCCAGTTACGGTGGCCCAGCCAGCCAGCAGCTGAGTGGTGGTTATGGAGGTGGCTATGGCGGCCAGAGCAGCATGAGTGGATATGGTAagtgtgtatttttatatacttagaATAAGTTTTAGGCAGGTTTCTTTAGTTGGGGGAATATGCAGGCtcttttttgttgaaaatgggTTATTAAATGTATGCTTTTGATCCTAATGTTACTGTTCTTAATAGCTTAATTTTCAGAACCAGTCATTGGGAGGGGGAAGTgttctataaattaaaaatagtcaTTACTGCAGCTTGGAATAATGTCGAGCCAGAAAACATCTGCCtccatttattaaaataacaataaataaagtaGTTCACCTTTTCTGTCTTTTGGTTAGCAATGATTCCATTTTAGATGGAGGGAGAATTTTACatagtagaatggtggttggGTTCAGAACCGTATTTACTAGACAGTTAACCTaggatgattttatttattaactttttttcaaTTGGTCTAAAAGAATGGTGATTTTGGTATTATAGTCTTACCCTACAAAATCCTTTTGCAGACCAAGTTTTACAGGAAAACTCCAGTGATTTTCAATCAAACATTGCATaggtaaatattttctcaaaaaatataaCTTAAATTCCCAATAGCAAATACTGATATGTTGTAATAACACTATCTCTATAGCAGTCGATGGCTCTGACTTAACTCCATGGAGGCTGCCATTTTGGGCACAGTGAGTTGCCTTTAGTCCAACTTTGTTGTCTCACTTCCTGCCCGCCATGAATAGGAAAAGCAAGAGACTGCCCCTGTGCTCCCTATTCATATATGCCATTCGATGGACACACTGTGAATGTTgatggtaaattttttttaaaatgccttgTTTAGCTTTAAAAACAACATGAAGTAATTTTGCAATTTTTGAAAAACACTAGTTTTCCTTTAAACTTAATTTTCCATGTTGATCTTCAAGCATCCAATTAAATGGTAGCACAAGAGTCTGGCAAGTTGGTACTGCAGAGAAAAGGGGTTAATTGAGACTTGTTTGGAGTCGGGAGTCCCCTTTCCCAAACATGCTTCTCGCCACTTGGACAGCAGCCATTTGTACTCgtatactttttaaactttttcttggaATGCTATATTTCGTTTGACTGACAGCCTGATAGCTTCTCCTGACTTGTCCAATCGATCTCTTTGCAGGCAGCCAAGGAGCAGTGAACAGCAGCTACTACAGTAGTGGAAGCCGTGCGTCTGTGGGAGTGAACGGAATGGGAGGGATGTCTAGCATGTCCAGTGTGAGTGGTGGATGGGGAATGTAATTGATCCTGGTCACTGACTCTTGGTcaacattttataaagaaaaaaaacttaagtTTAACAGTTTTGCAGTACAAGCTTGTGATTTATGCTTACTCTAAGTGGAAATCAGGATTGTTTTAAAGACTTAAGGTTGAGTACTTTCGAGCACATTCATTCATCTAGGATGTAACAACTAGGTTGAGTAACTGTAACTGTTAAAACGATTTTCAGCTTTTCTCAAGTTAGTTCTCTTGTAGGTTGTCCTTAAGCAGTAAGTGTATTTAGGTTAAAGCAGTTGAATTATGTTAAATGTTGCTCTTATACCACATTACATTGAACACTGTTTGGATGCATGTTGAAAGACATGCTTTTTTGTAAAACTCAATATAGGAGCTATGtctaaaatgaaaagtgaaacaTTTGGCATGTTTGTTAATTCTAGTTTCATTTAATAACCTCTGAGGCACGTAagtttaagctttttttttttgttaatgggGAAAATTTGAGACGCAACACCAATACTTAGGATTTTTGGTCTTGGTGTTTGTATGAAATTTTGAGGCCTTGATTTAAAATTCATTGTATTGTGATTTCCTTTTAGGTGTATTGCGCTAAGTGAAACTTGTCAAataaatcttcctttaaaaaattgcaCTTTGTCTTGTCTATGCTTCAGTGTCATGTGGACTGTTTCTTGATGCTCTCTTCCTGCCTGGGGCATAGGTGACAGTGGCCCACGTCTCTGGCTGTGGCAGAGAGGCTCGGCAGTTGAGGCTGTTGTGTAGATATCTTCagacttctcttccctccagtGCAACTGAAGGTAAACTgtagctttggggcccttgtggAGGGGCTCTGTGTTGGTCTGGCTGCACAGGACCTGATGTGAATGGCCTTTGACTTCCTAAGGTCGAAGTGCCCTCACTGCATGCTCTCTGCATGTCCACAGCCTTCAGGCATGGCTGAGAAGTGCCAGAGGCCAAGGGTAACTGACTGGGAGCTGCCCTTCCCAGTGATGGCATCATTTGAGTTTTCCTTATATGGGGTGTCTTAGAGGAGCTAGCTAGCTCACAGATGGCTTTCAGATTGAGGTTTCagtctttatattttttcctcatgCCTAAAGATCAAGTCCATTTAAGAGcaaaattgaggggctggccaggtggcgcagtggtgaagcgCGTAcattctgcttaggtggcccagggtttgccagtttggatcctgggtgcggacatggcaccacttggcaagccatgctgtggtaggcgtcccacatagaaagtagaggaagatgggcatgggcgttagctcaggactgatcttaaaaaaaaaaacaccaattgATTCCCTTAACAAGCTAAATACCAAGTATTTCTGAGAGCAAAAATGACTGGTTTAAATCAGTAATTGAAATCAATTTCTGTTTTGGTAGATTAGAATTCACATGACCTTTGCTAGAAAATACTTGCAAGTTGTTGCATTAAGCAGTTCTTAAAGGTGGTGTTCCAGAATTCCCTTCAGTAGCTAGACTGCAGTGTAACTGCTACTCGTTCATCATCCTTCTAGACTCAGAGTTAGCTGTATTGAGATTAGAATTTAGAATTAGAGCTGCAGATACAGGCTTGTGCTGTTTGAAGCCAGGTGTGTGTACAGTTTTTACTCACGGAGAGTGAAGGTTTCATCCTAGCTGAGGTATGGTGAGTGGACTCAAACACAGCTGAGAGCCACAACCGTTTCTACCACTAGGTGGCAGCATTGTGGGAAGATGTGCATGAAGGCCTGCCGACCCTCCTGCCCTGCATGCTCTGAGGCCTGGGTGCACATCTGCTGGCTCGGGCGGCTCGTGCTGCTCCACACACACGGTGGAGAGGTCTGCAGTTGGGCTGGGGATATGGAAGTCTTCCACTCAGAGTGCACCATGCAGCTTGTCTGCAGGTTTAGACAATTTTCAGAAGAGGCACCATTGTCAACAGTACTGTCCCTGATCTTGGCTGAGTTACTCCATGTCTATGGAAGCAACATACTTGGTATCGGGAAGGCTCAAGGAGGGTTCCTTCCCTGGGtccttcagttttttttttttttttttttttttttggtgtacaCATTTAGTTTTATTGTAACAAAGCAACTTGTACACTTTTAACGTTTAAAACTGAGCATCTTTCCTTTCcagtgaaacaaaaagaaaatttaaaaataaacaggaacAAAATTACAATAGAGAATGTCAATTCCAAATAAGATCCTACAGGTTCTGCTGATTCTCCCATTGAGTGGCAGGGCTCAAGTCATCATTaggagagaattttattttaaaagtgtcaTCTTAAACTGCAAGGATGTCCGTTAAACATCACAATTAAAAACATGCCACAGGAGAAGCCATGTTGTCAAAATGCCCACTTAACCCATCCAAACATCTCAAACCCACCCTTTGCTGACCTTCTATAAccccatttttttaagtttttttttcttttttttaaacgaGAAAGTAGACAGATACATGTTGGTAAATGCTAACTGTCCATATTCACATAGAGACACAGTGTAATCTCTGAGCCCAATatacagagaaaggaggaaaaaagctaGAATTCTATGCACTACTACACAGGGGCCTGGCACCCTCCAGCTTCCAGCAGAGCTAAGGGAGcagaaggtttttcttttttcccacagAGCACGGTGGTGTTGATTCCATAAAGTGTTTGTTGAGACAGGAAGGgataaaaatgaatttggaacAGAAAGGGGTAGACATTCTTTTCCCACTGTATTCTGCTCAAGgtatttccccccaaaataagtTGAGAACCATGgtataaaggagagaaaagagacctCAAAAACAGGGCGACTGAGCacaaggtgggggggggggaagactTGCAACTTGCTCCCAGGgactggagaaaatgaaaaaaggaagggTGGAATCCATCAGTGTTCCATTAGCCATCTTCTCcttcatcctcctcttcttcctccccctcaTCATCCTCTTCATCCTCATCCCCTTCTTCATCGATATCTTCTaatccttcttcttcttcatcatcgtcatcatcgtcatcatcatcttctccttccccttcctcatCATCCATGGCAGGAACCAAATAGTACTGTAATGGATTTGGCCAAATATCATCTTTGATAACCTCTCCTAACTCATCTGCACCTGCATCAGAATGGTCAGTAAACCAGGTAAAGAAGCTCTCTGGTTCCTCATGCTGTCTCTTCCTGCTGGCTTTATTCTGTGTTTGACTTGAACGTTTCGTCAAATGCTTTCCAGATTTCCATTTGATTTCAGTGGACTTTGAAGACGGATCACCATTCTCATTCAGATGAAATTCTTtggagagaattttattttcgAAGTAAGggttttcatcaaaataaaaatctattctgTAACCTGATTTAATATCTTCAAATTCTGTCACTTCAACTCTTGTCAAATAATGCAGTGcctcttcatcctcctccccaAGCAACGCAGACACTTGTGGATGGTTGACAAATGTTGTTACCCAAAAATTTGGGATTTTGGTGATCAATTCCGACCTCTTCTGAAAAAATGGTTGGCGGAGTTTGTTATATTTCTGTTCTACTTTCAAAATCTCCTCACTGGCTTGTTCATTAAGTCTGTCTATTTCATTTTGTACTTCATCAATATGTTCAATTGCTTCctgctgttctttttctccttgcgGCAAGTTCACAGAGGTCTTCGACGTCTCTTctggcctgggggtgggaggcagtcTCGGTTTCTTCGTTTGAGGCGGGAGCGAATTCTGGCGTTTGGGGGCCATGCTGTGAAGAAAATCCAAGAGTCAGACCCAAAGGAAGATGCCAGTATCTGGAAGAAGCGGTGAGAACAGACGGTCCTTCAGTTTTTTACATAAGGAAcatctttgttgaaaaatatGACCtgttggaggaagagaagggactaGAACTAGGAATTTAGGAAGTGAGGTTTACAACTAAGCTAATCCAGAATGTGGTTTTTGAAAAGTGAGTCGTAGAACCGTTTTGGTTCTTTGGAGCCTTGTGCTCATGGGCCATcaccatcacctgggaacttgggAATGACCAGAACCGCCCGAGTCGGAGTCTGCATTGTAACTTGAGGctcctcacccctgcccccaggTATCAACCTTTGTGCTCAAGCTTGAGAGGCACTGCCTTAGGCCATCTGTCCCTGACTGCCCAGACCAGAGACAGGGTTCCAAAGTTCAGGTGCATGTTTGATGTCTGAGCAGAAAAGGTCTGTCTGCCATGATAAATGTTGGCACCTGGCACAAGGATCCTTTGTGAATAATGCTTGTTGAAGTTGGTGTGTGCAGGGTGGGTGGGTGAGGTTGGGAGAAGGAAACGGATGTGCTAAAGGAAGAGCACCGAGTGGCGCAGTGGTGGGTGAGAGCATTCTTGGAGCACGGAGGTAGTACCCTGCTTCCTTGTTTGTACAGATGAGAGCTAAGGCTCCCCAGCAGGTTGGAGTCCAAACTGTGCACTGAAAACAAAGGACTATCTGATGCTGCACCAGTTTGGGGGTAGTGCAGCAGTACGTAAGCTTTTTGGAAAAAGCTACTCAGGTTAAGAGAGGGAatggcagggggcgggcttctttttaaagactgggacctgagctaacatctgttgccaatcttttcttttcccctccttctcaaagccccccagtaaatagttgtgtatcctagttgtaggtccttccagctctgctacgtgggacgccaaaGCCGAGTGTGCCTACCCAACaacttggccatgaggctggcccctgccctgtGCTTCCTCAATAATAAGGTTTGAAAACCTGCAGTTTGGAAGGAACGTGACTTTGAAGCAGGGCACATGGTTTTGGAGGCAGGCTGCACAGATTCCTGGTTTTCCAACCATAACATGATGTGCTAGAGGGAGCAGCAGGTGTGGAACCTGAGCCAGCCTGTGGGGGCACCTTCAGCAGGGAAAGGGCAGGTCTCCAGCAGGGCTGGAGGACTCAGACAGACCAGAGGAGTGGCCGGAGGTGTGCGTCCACTGAGGCTGGAGAAGGCTGAGGCCCTGCAGAGGGACAGACCGACTTGTCTGAACAGCATTACAGTGCTTGTTACAGTTCTTAACCTGAACATTCGAGGCCATTCATTGACTCCTGTCTGGGGGAGGGGGCGAGCATGCGCTCAGGGGGCCTCCAGAGGAAGGCTCTGAGCCAGTTTTCACAGCCCACCAACAGCACCCATCCTAGCACTGCTTTTGAAATTCAGACTGCTGGGCAGGCGCTTCCTCACAGGTGTCTCCAGGAGTGACCCACTGTACCCGCTCCCCATCATCTGCATCGTGATCATTTATATCGACTCCCTATTATAGAAAGGAGCAATTAAGTGCTTAGTGACAGCCTCAAGGTCATCTCTGTGCCTGCTGATGGACTTCAGGGCCCAACTTGTCCTTGGCTCACTTGGGCAGAATGCAGCCTGTACTTCAGAACGCAGCAACTCACGGCCCTCACCTCAAATGCACCGCCCCGCTGCACGCGGGGCCTTCAGTCCCGACGTGGGAGTTGCTCACAGGCAGACTCCTTTGGAACTGACACGACCTTCATTTTCTGCAccagagtgaaaaagaaatgattttattgCAGGGCTAATGACAGATATTCACAAGGGTGTGAAATGGCAAATCTCTTGACTGAAGCAGGGAAGGTACACTGGGGGGGAAGACAGGAGCCGATTACTCACTACACTAGTGCAACTGCTGCAAAGTAGGTTAATtctttgaaaagtgaaaaatgacaGCAAAATCCTGAAGTTACACCTGAACCGAAACCAGTAGCCCAGTGAGAAGGAAGGGTGTCAATCCCCAGGAGTTCATTCCATACAATTCGGAGAGGAAAGTGGCGCAGCTTCCAGTCGGGCACGCTGTGTTTGCAGTGCCAGCAGCTGGGAGAGGGTCTTACTCTCCTTCGATTCTCTTGGGAAACGCTTGCCAAGCCCCAGTCATCCCCTGAGACCCACAGAGTTTGGCACTGTTCCAAGGCTGCCCACACCCTGAGGACGGCGCGGCCGCTGGTCCAGAGGCGGCTCTGCCGGTGCACTCAGGAGCCCGTGGAGGAGCAGCGCTGCAGGAGCAGGGTGTGGCAGCCGTCGCACACGCGCACAGGCCTGGGgtaggagggcagggccagctcGTTACTGGAGCATGTGTTGCAGAAGATGTGGCCACAGTTGCGGCAGTGGTGCTAGAGGACAGAAAAGAGGACACGCTGTGGCTCTGCACACCCACTCTGTTTTTTCAGCTTTAAAGGTTTGCTTAATACTTTAGAATCCCTCCCCCAGAGGCATGTAGCAGGCTGGAAGGGGTTCTTCTAGACGAGAGTTTCTCCACGATGTTACTGTGGAATCACAGGGTGCTGGTGGAGGTGTGCACTTGCGTGAGTaaggttctttttctttaaaatatgtgttgCTGGACTCAGCTAACTCAGGGGCTTGGTGGTCCACACTCCATAAAGAGCCACTCCCTGTGATCGCCCAGTCCCGGGGTGCTGACTCAAGGTCTCCTTAGCTGGCTCCTCCTGAGGCGAGGAGTCTTGCTTTGTAAACAGGGCTGCCAAGAACCTGGGGCACATGCCAAGATGGACCTGTGGAGCCTCTGCTCCTCCTGGCTCTGTCCATCACTTCCGCCAACAGGCCCACTCCTCTCAGGCCGGACAATGACCTTGAACTGGGTCATTCAGGTGTGGGGACAGCCAGTGGAGCCCCAGCCTCTAGCAGGCCTTGTGGACAAGCGTGACCTCCAAGGCAGCCTCAGGAGAGCTGTTTCTAGCTCTGGACCTGTTGCAAGACCTTGACTAGAATTGGGGAGTTTTGCTTCCTCTTTCTCACAGAGAGGCTGCTAACTGAGGCAGGCAGATGAGAACACATAGCCACCAGTAGTGGATGGGATGGTGTTGGCGGCTTCCAGTTTTCTTGGGAGCTAACCTTGTCCCTGTCCTGCCCAACTAATCAATTAAGGCTGTGTCAATCCTGGACCAAGGGCTGGGCCCAGGACCTGTTTCCAAAACCTGAAGGCAGGCTGTGGAGGAAGATTCACCAGAGGCAAGCGCCCTGCCCTGATTGCCAGTGAGCTCTTGGTGCCACCTGGACAGCTGTGCTGAGACCTGCTGCCCACAGGTTCCCCAGAGAGTCTGTTTTTGCTTAACTTAGCCAGAATGTGGTCCTCTTGCTTACAGACTTTTCAGAAATACACTCCCCCAGACCAGTTCTGCACACAAGCGGCCCCAACTCCCAAATAAATGTGTCCATTGTTGAAGGGACTGTGGTGGGGACAAGGCTTGTGACTGACGGGCTAGGGTCCCCAGAAAGAGGGCAGGCTGGGAGGCTGTCTGCATGGGCCAGCAGACCACGTGCCCTTCCCAGAAGCAGAGGAGGGGAGCACCGACTCAGCCCATGGGCGAGTGGGGGGAGGGCCACCCCACATACCTTTCTCCGGGAAATGGAGAACTCCTTTTCACACTGCTTACAGTGCGTGGCTTCGTCATCTTTCAGCCAAGTGTGGCCCTGAGGAGGAAAGAATCCCATTGCATGGCTTGGCTCCCGATGGACCTTTAGCTGTCCTGGCTGCCCAGCATCCACTGTCCCTTTCCTAATAGTAGCTGGTTTCCTTTGGAGGGACTGTCTCTTCTCCCCTAGATGTGGCCCCACAGGACTGTCCCCACCCTCAACCGCAGCTGGAGCTTGCAGGCTGCAGACAGGGCCTGCCCTCTGCCTCTTGCTTCCCCGCCTCTGCAGTCTGCCCCTGGGCCTCAGGGCAGACTCTCCAGCCCGTTAGCCTTGGACTTGCCCACTGCCTTTCAATAGATGCCCTTTGGCTGAGGTAACCAGAGTCAGGAGCTAGTGCTGGcaaccccagccctggcccagaCACTATCCAAAGGGCCTGCTGACctggcaggagggagaagggcCAACCCTATCAGCCAGACTAGAGCAATCTGTGACAGTGGTCCCTGCGTGGAGACAGGAAGCCCCTCTCCACACATGCCAAAGCCCCAGTGCCCAGAGCCGGGCGGGGAAGCAGATGTCTCTTCTGCAGAGAAGGCCACCGAGGCTTTGAAAGGCGCCTTTCCAGAGGTCTTTCTGTGGGAAGCTAGGCTATGTGGTTCACTCAGTCTCACGACTGAGGTGTTCAAAGGGCTCACAGGGCTGATGGACTTTTCTGGCTCCCCAGCATCCGCTGCACGGCCCTCACTTCCCCAATGACACAGACTGATCTAATTGGGAGCCGCAGCCCCGCCC encodes:
- the HNRNPH1 gene encoding heterogeneous nuclear ribonucleoprotein H isoform X2; protein product: MMLGTEGGEGFVVKVRGLPWSCSADEVQRFFSDCKIQNGAQGIRFIYTREGRPSGEAFVELESEDEVKLALKKDRETMGHRYVEVFKSNNVEMDWVLKHTGPNSPDTANDGFVRLRGLPFGCSKEEIVQFFSGLEIVPNGITLPVDFQGRSTGEAFVQFASQEIAEKALKKHKERIGHRYIEIFKSSRAEVRTHYDPPRKLMAMQRPGPYDRPGAGRGYNSIGRGAGFERMRRGAYGGGYGGYDDYNGYNDGYGFGSDRFGRDLNYCFSGMSDHRYGDGGSTFQSTTGHCVHMRGLPYRATENDIYNFFSPLNPVRVHIEIGPDGRVTGEADVEFATHEDAVAAMSKDKANMQHRYVELFLNSTAGASGGAYGSQMLGGMGLSNQSSYGGPASQQLSGGYGGGYGGQSSMSGYGSQGAVNSSYYSSGSRASVGVNGMGGMSSMSSVSGGWGM
- the HNRNPH1 gene encoding heterogeneous nuclear ribonucleoprotein H isoform X6 — its product is MMLGTEGGEGFVVKVRGLPWSCSADEVQRFFSDCKIQNGAQGIRFIYTREGRPSGEAFVELESEDEVKLALKKDRETMGHRYVEVFKSNNVEMDWVLKHTGPNSPDTANDGFVRLRGLPFGCSKEEIVQFFSGLEIVPNGITLPVDFQGRSTGEAFVQFASQEIAEKALKKHKERIGHRYIEIFKSSRAEVRTHYDPPRKLMAMQRPGPYDRPGAGRGYNSIGRGAGFERMRRGAYGGGYGGYDDYNGYNDGYGFGSDRFGRDLNYCFSGMSDHRYGDGGSTFQSTTGHCVHMRGLPYRATENDIYNFFSPLNPVRVHIEIGPDGRVTGEADVEFATHEDAVAAMSKDKANMQHRYVELFLNSTAGASGGAYEHRYVELFLNSTAGASGGAYGSQMMGGMGLSNQSSYGGPASQQLSGGYGGGYGGQSSMSGYGSQGAVNSSYYSSGSRASVGVNGMGGMSSMSSVSGGWGM
- the HNRNPH1 gene encoding heterogeneous nuclear ribonucleoprotein H isoform X3, producing MMLGTEGGEGFVVKVRGLPWSCSADEVQRFFSDCKIQNGAQGIRFIYTREGRPSGEAFVELESEDEVKLALKKDRETMGHRYVEVFKSNNVEMDWVLKHTGPNSPDTANDGFVRLRGLPFGCSKEEIVQFFSGLEIVPNGITLPVDFQGRSTGEAFVQFASQEIAEKALKKHKERIGHRYIEIFKSSRAEVRTHYDPPRKLMAMQRPGPYDRPGAGRGYNSIGRGAGFERMRRGAYGGGYGGYDDYNGYNDGYGFGSDRFGRDLNYCFSGMSDHRYGDGGSTFQSTTGHCVHMRGLPYRATENDIYNFFSPLNPVRVHIEIGPDGRVTGEADVEFATHEDAVAAMSKDKANMQHRYVELFLNSTAGASGGAYEHRYVELFLNSTAGASGGAYGSQMMGGMGLSNQSSYGGPASQQLSGGYGGGYGGQSSMSGYDQVLQENSSDFQSNIA
- the HNRNPH1 gene encoding heterogeneous nuclear ribonucleoprotein H isoform X5; the protein is MMLGTEGGEGFVVKVRGLPWSCSADEVQRFFSDCKIQNGAQGIRFIYTREGRPSGEAFVELESEDEVKLALKKDRETMGHRYVEVFKSNNVEMDWVLKHTGPNSPDTANDGFVRLRGLPFGCSKEEIVQFFSGLEIVPNGITLPVDFQGRSTGEAFVQFASQEIAEKALKKHKERIGHRYIEIFKSSRAEVRTHYDPPRKLMAMQRPGPYDRPGAGRGYNSIGRGAGFERMRRGAYGGGYGGYDDYNGYNDGYGFGSDRFGRDLNYCFSGMSDHRYGDGGSTFQSTTGHCVHMRGLPYRATENDIYNFFSPLNPVRVHIEIGPDGRVTGEADVEFATHEDAVAAMSKDKANMQHRYVELFLNSTAGASGGAYGSQMLGGMGLSNQSSYGGPASQQLSGGYGGGYGGQSSMSGYDQVLQENSSDFQSNIA
- the HNRNPH1 gene encoding heterogeneous nuclear ribonucleoprotein H isoform X4, producing MMLGTEGGEGFVVKVRGLPWSCSADEVQRFFSDCKIQNGAQGIRFIYTREGRPSGEAFVELESEDEVKLALKKDRETMGHRYVEVFKSNNVEMDWVLKHTGPNSPDTANDGFVRLRGLPFGCSKEEIVQFFSGLEIVPNGITLPVDFQGRSTGEAFVQFASQEIAEKALKKHKERIGHRYIEIFKSSRAEVRTHYDPPRKLMAMQRPGPYDRPGAGRGYNSIGRGAGFERMRRGAYGGGYGGYDDYNGYNDGYGFGSDRFGRDLNYCFSGMSDHRYGDGGSTFQSTTGHCVHMRGLPYRATENDIYNFFSPLNPVRVHIEIGPDGRVTGEADVEFATHEDAVAAMSKDKANMQHRYVELFLNSTAGASGGAYEHRYVELFLNSTAGASGGAYANQSSYGGPASQQLSGGYGGGYGGQSSMSGYDQVLQENSSDFQSNIA
- the HNRNPH1 gene encoding heterogeneous nuclear ribonucleoprotein H isoform X1, which gives rise to MMLGTEGGEGFVVKVRGLPWSCSADEVQRFFSDCKIQNGAQGIRFIYTREGRPSGEAFVELESEDEVKLALKKDRETMGHRYVEVFKSNNVEMDWVLKHTGPNSPDTANDGFVRLRGLPFGCSKEEIVQFFSGLEIVPNGITLPVDFQGRSTGEAFVQFASQEIAEKALKKHKERIGHRYIEIFKSSRAEVRTHYDPPRKLMAMQRPGPYDRPGAGRGYNSIGRGAGFERMRRGAYGGGYGGYDDYNGYNDGYGFGSDRFGRDLNYCFSGMSDHRYGDGGSTFQSTTGHCVHMRGLPYRATENDIYNFFSPLNPVRVHIEIGPDGRVTGEADVEFATHEDAVAAMSKDKANMQHRYVELFLNSTAGASGGAYEHRYVELFLNSTAGASGGAYANQSSYGGPASQQLSGGYGGGYGGQSSMSGYGSQGAVNSSYYSSGSRASVGVNGMGGMSSMSSVSGGWGM